The Streptomyces sp. NBC_00670 genome window below encodes:
- a CDS encoding helicase-associated domain-containing protein, which yields MSTEDRPAGSGTVAVSPRSLAEDLRGRPDGALSRLLRSRPDLVTPVPADLTQLATRAATRASVVRALERLDRFASQTAQALAVAADPASYDMLRVLMAGDDGDADVERALPGAVAVLREQALVWGADDRLRLVRTARELLAPSPQHPSATGLGPTVAEAAAGMSPGRMQEIVAAVGLPTTADTVSAIAALTALFTDRARMSALLDDVPADSLDVLSRLVWGPPYGQVTADPAPRLRALLDRGLLLPTAPGTVVLPREVALHLRGGRAHRESQPLPPAPVAAATHRPQVVDATAAGQAYTALTTVEELLKAWDGGGPAVLRAGGLSVRDLKRTAVTLDVPEPAAAFWLELAYAAGLLASDGEADERYAPTPAYDDWLRLPAAERWVLLVTNWLSATRTAGLVGGRDAKDRALAALGPGLDRSVAPEVRQRVLALLAGLPVGAAPDPDSVLARLAWERPARGDRAGADDPRARLARWTLAEAEQLGVTGRGALSAHGRALLLPAGSAADAGDPAERSAAAAGTPAERSAAAAGAARLLAPLLPEPLDHVLLQADLTAVAPGPLQRPLADVLGVLADVESKGGATVYRFTPASVRRALDAGRTASDLHAFLAEHSRTPVPQPLAYLIDDVARRHGQLRVGAASAYVRCDDDALLREILADKRSAGLRLRALAPTVLASAADPATLLEGLRGMGYAPAAESAEGDVLITRADAHRTPPRTAPEPVPDGPPVPDATLLAAAVRAIRAGDRASTAVRRPGPDGTAGSDGFGASGGSAGSGASGALPRTSAAETLATMQAAVLTGDSLWIGYVNAEGTASQRVIAPVKVEGGFVTAYDHTADEVRTYPLHRVTGVAELAED from the coding sequence ATGAGCACCGAGGATCGCCCGGCGGGGTCGGGGACTGTGGCCGTATCGCCCCGTTCGCTCGCCGAGGATCTTCGGGGGCGTCCGGATGGGGCGCTTTCGCGTCTCCTCCGTAGCCGGCCCGACCTCGTCACACCCGTTCCCGCCGATCTCACTCAGCTCGCCACGCGGGCCGCCACCCGGGCCAGTGTCGTGCGGGCGCTGGAGCGGCTGGACCGGTTCGCGTCGCAGACGGCGCAGGCCCTGGCCGTCGCGGCCGATCCGGCGTCGTACGACATGCTCCGTGTCCTCATGGCCGGTGACGACGGCGACGCCGACGTCGAGCGGGCGCTTCCCGGCGCCGTCGCCGTCCTGCGCGAGCAGGCGCTTGTCTGGGGGGCGGACGACCGGCTGCGGCTCGTCCGCACCGCTCGTGAACTTCTCGCGCCCTCGCCGCAGCACCCCTCCGCCACCGGGCTCGGTCCGACCGTCGCCGAGGCCGCCGCCGGGATGTCGCCGGGGCGGATGCAGGAGATCGTCGCCGCCGTCGGGCTGCCGACGACCGCCGACACGGTCTCCGCGATCGCCGCGCTCACCGCCCTGTTCACCGATCGCGCCCGCATGTCCGCGCTCCTGGACGACGTCCCCGCGGACTCCCTCGACGTCCTCTCCCGGCTGGTCTGGGGGCCGCCCTACGGCCAGGTCACCGCCGACCCCGCGCCCCGCCTGCGCGCGCTGCTCGACCGCGGCCTGCTGCTGCCCACCGCACCCGGCACCGTCGTACTGCCCCGCGAGGTCGCCCTGCACCTGCGGGGAGGCCGTGCGCACCGGGAGTCGCAGCCGCTGCCGCCCGCGCCGGTCGCGGCCGCCACCCACCGTCCACAGGTGGTGGACGCGACGGCCGCCGGGCAGGCGTACACCGCGCTGACCACCGTCGAGGAGCTGCTGAAGGCGTGGGACGGCGGCGGCCCCGCCGTGCTGCGCGCGGGCGGGCTGAGCGTGCGGGACCTCAAGCGGACCGCCGTCACCCTGGACGTGCCCGAACCGGCCGCCGCGTTCTGGCTCGAACTGGCCTACGCCGCCGGTCTGCTCGCCTCCGACGGCGAGGCCGACGAGCGGTACGCGCCCACGCCCGCGTACGACGACTGGCTGCGGCTGCCCGCCGCCGAGCGCTGGGTCCTGCTCGTCACCAATTGGCTGTCGGCGACGCGGACGGCGGGACTGGTCGGCGGGCGGGACGCGAAGGACCGGGCGCTCGCCGCGCTCGGCCCGGGGCTCGACCGCTCGGTCGCCCCCGAGGTGCGGCAGCGGGTCCTCGCGCTGCTGGCCGGGTTGCCGGTGGGGGCCGCGCCCGATCCGGATTCCGTCCTCGCCCGGCTCGCCTGGGAGCGGCCCGCGCGCGGCGACCGCGCCGGTGCCGACGATCCGCGCGCCCGCCTCGCCCGGTGGACGCTGGCGGAGGCGGAGCAGCTGGGGGTGACGGGGCGGGGCGCGCTGTCGGCGCACGGGCGGGCGCTGCTGCTGCCCGCCGGGTCCGCCGCCGACGCCGGGGACCCCGCGGAGCGATCCGCTGCTGCTGCCGGTACCCCCGCGGAACGGTCCGCCGCCGCTGCCGGTGCCGCCCGGTTGCTCGCCCCGCTCCTGCCCGAGCCGCTCGATCACGTGCTGCTCCAGGCCGACCTGACCGCCGTCGCCCCCGGACCGTTGCAGCGCCCGCTCGCCGACGTGCTCGGCGTCCTCGCCGACGTCGAGTCCAAGGGCGGCGCCACCGTCTACCGCTTCACCCCCGCCTCCGTGCGCCGCGCCCTCGACGCCGGCCGTACCGCCTCCGACCTGCACGCCTTCCTCGCCGAGCACTCCCGTACGCCGGTGCCGCAGCCGCTCGCCTACCTCATCGACGACGTGGCCCGCCGGCACGGGCAGCTACGGGTGGGCGCGGCCTCGGCGTACGTACGGTGCGACGACGACGCGCTGCTCCGCGAGATTCTCGCCGACAAGCGGTCGGCGGGACTGCGGCTGCGCGCGCTCGCCCCGACCGTGCTGGCCTCTGCGGCCGACCCGGCGACCCTCCTGGAGGGGCTGCGCGGCATGGGCTACGCGCCCGCCGCCGAGTCCGCCGAGGGTGACGTGCTGATCACCCGCGCCGACGCCCACCGCACGCCTCCGCGCACCGCGCCCGAGCCGGTGCCGGACGGGCCGCCGGTGCCGGACGCGACGCTGCTCGCGGCGGCCGTGCGCGCGATCCGTGCGGGCGACCGGGCGTCCACGGCCGTGCGCCGACCCGGTCCGGACGGAACCGCGGGTTCCGACGGTTTCGGCGCGTCCGGTGGTTCGGCCGGTTCCGGCGCGTCCGGTGCCCTGCCGCGTACCTCCGCCGCCGAGACCCTCGCCACGATGCAGGCGGCCGTCCTCACCGGCGACTCCCTCTGGATCGGCTACGTCAACGCCGAGGGCACCGCCAGTCAGCGCGTCATCGCCCCGGTCAAGGTGGAGGGCGGCTTCGTCACGGCCTACGACCACACGGCCGACGAGGTCCGTACGTACCCGTTGCACCGGGTGACGGGGGTGGCGGAGCTGGCGGAGGACTGA
- a CDS encoding CPBP family intramembrane glutamic endopeptidase codes for MKAWKIVLQIVVVFVVYAISGGAVSAVKDNPWLCLLVGALTVAAMTFTYRWIVGRTENRRVTELEAQGAPSATLRGIVIGAIMFGCVISNIWLLGDYKVHGIDSVSGAIGLIGFMAGAAATEELVFRGLLFRLVERGLGTYISLVLSALVFGAMHLLNDDATIVGALAIAIEAGAMLGAAYIATRNLWLPMGVHFAWNFAESGIFSTQVSGNGDTHGLLKATLTGNDLLTGGKFGPEASVYSVVFGALLTIGFLVVAHRRGNIVPRRRTERVNALATLAR; via the coding sequence ATGAAGGCCTGGAAGATAGTCCTGCAGATAGTCGTCGTGTTCGTGGTCTACGCGATCAGCGGCGGCGCCGTCAGCGCGGTGAAGGACAATCCCTGGCTGTGCCTCCTGGTCGGCGCCCTCACCGTGGCCGCCATGACGTTCACCTACCGCTGGATCGTGGGCCGCACCGAGAACCGCCGGGTCACCGAGCTGGAGGCGCAGGGCGCGCCGAGCGCCACGCTCCGGGGCATCGTCATCGGCGCGATCATGTTCGGCTGCGTCATCAGCAACATCTGGCTCCTCGGTGACTACAAGGTCCACGGCATCGACTCGGTGTCGGGAGCCATCGGGCTGATCGGCTTCATGGCCGGCGCCGCCGCGACGGAGGAACTCGTCTTCCGCGGCCTGCTGTTCCGGCTGGTGGAGCGCGGCCTGGGCACGTACATCTCGCTGGTCCTGTCCGCCCTGGTCTTCGGCGCGATGCACCTCCTCAACGACGACGCCACGATCGTCGGCGCCCTCGCCATCGCCATCGAGGCCGGCGCCATGCTCGGTGCCGCGTACATCGCCACCCGCAACCTGTGGCTGCCGATGGGCGTGCACTTCGCCTGGAACTTCGCCGAGTCCGGCATCTTCTCCACCCAGGTCTCGGGCAACGGCGACACCCACGGTCTGCTGAAGGCCACCCTCACGGGCAACGACCTCCTCACCGGCGGCAAGTTCGGCCCCGAGGCCAGCGTCTACTCGGTGGTGTTCGGCGCGCTGCTGACGATCGGCTTCCTGGTGGTGGCCCACCGCCGCGGCAACATCGTCCCCCGGCGTCGCACCGAGCGCGTCAACGCCCTGGCTACACTCGCCCGGTGA
- a CDS encoding DNA repair helicase XPB, translating into MNGPLIVQSDKTLLLEVDHDQADACRRAIAPFAELERAPEHIHTYRVTPLGLWNARAAGHDAEQVVDALVEYSRYPVPHALLVDIAETMDRYGRLTLSKHPAHGLVLTTTDRPVLEEVLKSKRIAPLVGTRIDADTVAVHPSERGQIKQTLLKLGWPAEDLAGYVDGEAHPIELVEDGWALRPYQKQAVENFWHGGSGVVVLPCGAGKTLVGAGSMAQAKSTTLILVTNTVSARQWKHELVKRTSLTEDEIGEYSGTRKEIRPVTIATYQVLTTKRKGVYPHLELFDSRDWGLILYDEVHLLPAPVFKFTADLQARRRLGLTATLVREDGRESDVFSLIGPKRFDAPWKEIEAQGYIAPADCVEVRVNLTDSERLAYATAETEEKYRFCATTATKRKVTEAIVRRFAGQQILVIGQYIDQLDELGEHLNAPVIKGETTNAQREKLFDAFRSGEISVLVVSKVANFSIDLPEATVAVQVSGTFGSRQEEAQRLGRVLRPKADGHQAHFYSVVARDTLDQDFAAHRQRFLAEQGYAYRIVDADELLTEEGR; encoded by the coding sequence GTGAACGGACCCCTCATCGTCCAGTCGGACAAAACCCTGCTCCTGGAGGTCGACCACGACCAGGCGGACGCCTGCCGCCGCGCCATCGCCCCCTTCGCCGAACTCGAACGCGCCCCCGAACACATCCACACCTACCGCGTCACCCCCCTCGGCCTCTGGAACGCCCGCGCGGCCGGCCACGACGCCGAACAGGTCGTCGACGCCCTCGTCGAGTACAGCCGCTACCCCGTCCCCCACGCCCTCCTCGTCGACATCGCCGAGACGATGGACCGCTACGGCCGCCTGACCCTCAGCAAGCACCCCGCCCACGGCCTCGTCCTGACCACCACCGACCGCCCGGTCCTGGAGGAGGTCCTGAAGTCGAAGCGGATCGCCCCCCTCGTCGGCACCCGCATCGACGCGGACACCGTCGCCGTCCACCCCTCCGAACGCGGCCAGATCAAGCAGACGCTGCTCAAGCTGGGCTGGCCGGCCGAGGACCTCGCCGGATACGTCGACGGCGAGGCGCACCCCATCGAGCTGGTGGAGGACGGCTGGGCGCTGCGCCCGTACCAGAAGCAGGCGGTGGAGAACTTCTGGCACGGCGGCAGTGGCGTCGTCGTCCTGCCCTGCGGCGCCGGAAAGACGCTGGTCGGCGCCGGTTCGATGGCGCAGGCGAAGTCGACGACGCTGATCCTCGTCACCAACACCGTCTCCGCCCGGCAGTGGAAGCACGAGCTGGTGAAGCGGACGTCCCTGACCGAGGACGAGATCGGCGAGTACAGCGGGACGAGGAAGGAGATCCGCCCCGTCACCATCGCCACGTACCAGGTGTTGACGACGAAGCGGAAGGGTGTCTACCCGCACCTCGAACTGTTCGACTCCCGGGACTGGGGCCTGATCCTCTACGACGAGGTCCACCTGCTGCCCGCCCCGGTCTTCAAGTTCACCGCCGACCTCCAGGCCCGCCGTCGGCTCGGCCTGACCGCGACGCTGGTCCGGGAGGACGGCCGCGAGTCCGACGTGTTCTCGCTCATCGGCCCGAAGCGGTTCGACGCGCCCTGGAAGGAGATCGAGGCGCAGGGCTACATCGCGCCCGCCGACTGCGTCGAGGTACGGGTCAACCTCACCGACTCCGAGCGGCTCGCCTACGCCACGGCCGAGACGGAGGAGAAGTACCGCTTCTGCGCCACGACCGCCACGAAGCGGAAAGTGACCGAGGCGATCGTGCGCCGGTTCGCCGGGCAGCAGATCCTCGTCATCGGCCAGTACATCGACCAGCTCGACGAGCTCGGCGAGCATCTGAACGCCCCGGTCATCAAGGGCGAGACGACCAACGCCCAGCGCGAGAAGCTCTTCGACGCCTTCCGCAGCGGCGAGATCAGCGTGCTGGTGGTGTCCAAGGTGGCCAACTTCTCCATCGACCTGCCGGAGGCGACGGTCGCCGTGCAGGTCTCGGGCACGTTCGGCTCCCGGCAGGAGGAGGCGCAGCGGCTCGGCCGGGTGCTGCGTCCGAAGGCCGACGGCCACCAGGCGCACTTCTACTCGGTCGTCGCCCGCGACACCCTCGACCAGGACTTCGCCGCCCACCGCCAGCGCTTCCTGGCCGAACAGGGCTACGCCTACCGCATCGTCGACGCCGACGAACTCCTCACCGAGGAGGGCCGCTGA
- a CDS encoding RNA polymerase sigma factor: MNDPLRARLRAGDREAYAELYEEYARAVHLHAHRLTGDWSLAEEVMADTFLDAWRHRERLEPDGGTVLPWLLGMATNKARNARRGTGRRLAFLARRPAPEPVPDFADETAGRLDDARTLAAVRQVYGRLRRAEREVLALCVWSGLDYAEAAQALGVPVGTVRSRLSRARARLRRLVDEQLAEETEGRAEPSPGRGEVRRGDAFAALTLTDFQEGTSR, encoded by the coding sequence ATGAATGACCCCTTGCGGGCGCGCCTGCGCGCGGGCGACCGGGAGGCCTACGCCGAGCTCTACGAGGAGTACGCGCGCGCCGTCCATCTCCACGCCCACCGGCTGACCGGCGACTGGTCGCTCGCGGAGGAGGTGATGGCGGACACCTTCCTCGACGCCTGGCGCCACCGCGAGCGGCTGGAGCCCGACGGCGGCACCGTCCTGCCCTGGCTGCTCGGCATGGCCACCAACAAGGCCCGCAACGCCCGCCGCGGCACCGGCCGCCGGCTCGCCTTCCTCGCCCGCCGCCCGGCCCCGGAACCCGTGCCGGACTTCGCCGACGAGACCGCCGGACGGCTCGACGACGCCCGTACCCTCGCCGCCGTGCGCCAGGTGTACGGGAGGCTGCGGCGCGCGGAGCGGGAGGTGCTGGCCCTGTGCGTGTGGTCCGGCCTGGACTACGCCGAGGCCGCGCAGGCGCTGGGGGTGCCCGTCGGCACCGTACGGTCCCGGCTCTCCCGCGCCCGCGCCCGGCTGCGCCGCCTCGTCGACGAACAGCTGGCCGAGGAAACGGAAGGGCGGGCGGAACCCTCCCCCGGCCGCGGAGAGGTACGGCGTGGGGACGCGTTCGCGGCCCTGACACTCACGGACTTCCAGGAGGGCACATCCCGATGA
- a CDS encoding copper homeostasis protein CutC — MSKRAVLEVIALDAEDAVAAQAGGADRLELVADMAADGLTPPVATFAGIRAAVDLPLRVMLRLADGFAAGDPAPLVAAARSLREAGADEFVLGFLDGAGGPDLAVLELLVSELADCRWTFHRAIDRAADRAGLRKLLADLPGLDTYLSAGSASGVADGLPTLCAEAARQGEPGYTQRLMAGGGLTLTHVPTLRTAGIDAFHIGGAARPEGWRGPVSANAVRRWRTAVDGRG, encoded by the coding sequence ATGAGCAAGCGTGCAGTCCTGGAGGTGATCGCGCTCGACGCCGAGGACGCGGTCGCCGCCCAGGCCGGAGGCGCGGACCGCCTCGAACTGGTCGCCGACATGGCCGCCGACGGGCTGACCCCGCCGGTCGCGACCTTCGCCGGCATCCGCGCCGCCGTCGATCTCCCGCTGCGCGTGATGCTGCGCCTCGCGGACGGCTTCGCGGCCGGGGACCCGGCGCCGCTCGTGGCCGCCGCGCGGTCGCTGCGGGAGGCGGGCGCGGACGAGTTCGTCCTCGGCTTCCTCGACGGGGCCGGCGGTCCCGACCTGGCCGTCCTCGAACTGCTGGTGAGCGAACTGGCCGACTGCCGCTGGACGTTCCACCGCGCGATCGACCGCGCCGCCGACCGCGCCGGCCTGCGCAAACTCCTCGCCGACCTGCCGGGCCTGGACACCTACCTCAGCGCGGGCTCGGCGTCCGGCGTCGCCGACGGCCTGCCGACCCTGTGCGCCGAGGCCGCGCGGCAGGGCGAACCCGGCTACACCCAACGCCTCATGGCCGGCGGCGGCCTCACCCTCACCCACGTCCCCACCCTGCGCACGGCCGGCATCGACGCCTTCCACATCGGCGGCGCGGCCCGCCCGGAAGGCTGGCGGGGCCCGGTCTCGGCAAACGCGGTACGCCGCTGGCGCACGGCGGTGGACGGGCGGGGGTGA
- a CDS encoding HAAS signaling domain-containing protein, translating into MGIESDQVVYEYLSRVADLAQRQLPSADRMRLVAGLRDEIDRRRGRTAVDSPAAVRRIIDRLGSPDAVVAAAGGSPGVTVEPPASVPVQRAESAGPTEPAGPPGPSGPAVGKRLRKVLPRPRSGGAAPDAPSAPPSVPADPHAPSPPHLAGTHELGDTPGAPPDWWRKEVSSFDLGDSVPGFVGGVEIPELLRAPGAPGASGTPKAPEASAVPAAPGEPVAAPTEKAARRPRLPRLTGRQNPLLLFAAVLLVVGAVLGSWIALGLGWIIAYASRRLTPAEVKWAVMVLPGTVVAAGAVWLWGRSEGRWGEAIAKGHMNDAVGETWPWVVRGAAVASALYVAWRSQRSR; encoded by the coding sequence GTGGGGATTGAGAGTGACCAGGTCGTCTACGAGTATCTGAGCCGGGTCGCGGATCTGGCGCAGCGGCAGCTGCCGTCGGCGGACCGGATGCGGCTGGTGGCCGGGTTGCGGGACGAGATCGACCGGCGGCGCGGGCGGACCGCCGTCGACAGTCCGGCCGCCGTGCGCCGCATCATCGACCGGCTCGGCAGTCCGGACGCGGTGGTGGCCGCGGCGGGGGGCTCACCGGGGGTGACGGTCGAGCCGCCGGCGTCGGTGCCGGTGCAGCGGGCGGAGTCGGCGGGGCCGACGGAACCGGCGGGCCCGCCCGGCCCGTCCGGCCCGGCGGTCGGGAAGCGGCTGCGGAAGGTGCTGCCGCGGCCCCGGTCGGGGGGCGCCGCGCCGGACGCGCCGTCCGCGCCGCCCTCCGTCCCCGCCGATCCGCACGCCCCCTCGCCGCCGCATCTCGCGGGGACGCACGAGCTGGGCGATACGCCGGGGGCGCCGCCGGACTGGTGGCGCAAGGAGGTCAGCTCCTTCGACCTCGGTGACAGCGTGCCGGGGTTCGTGGGCGGGGTGGAGATCCCGGAGCTGCTGCGGGCGCCGGGGGCACCGGGGGCGTCCGGTACGCCCAAGGCGCCGGAGGCGTCCGCCGTGCCTGCCGCGCCGGGCGAGCCCGTCGCCGCGCCCACCGAAAAGGCCGCACGGCGCCCGCGCCTTCCCCGCCTCACCGGCCGGCAGAACCCGCTGCTCCTCTTCGCCGCCGTGCTGCTCGTCGTCGGTGCGGTGCTCGGCAGCTGGATCGCGCTGGGCCTCGGCTGGATCATCGCCTACGCGTCACGGCGGCTGACGCCGGCGGAGGTGAAGTGGGCGGTGATGGTGCTGCCGGGCACGGTCGTCGCGGCGGGAGCGGTATGGCTGTGGGGACGGTCCGAGGGCCGCTGGGGCGAGGCCATCGCCAAGGGCCACATGAACGACGCGGTCGGCGAGACGTGGCCATGGGTGGTACGGGGCGCGGCGGTGGCGTCGGCGTTGTACGTGGCCTGGCGCTCACAGAGGAGCCGGTGA
- a CDS encoding HelD family protein produces MPRRQPPVSTPPVVPPATPDAEPPDPLTRERAHLTHSRAALRAMREDVQALDIKDVTANWVNAAALAHQIDERIKALADLSDTPLFFGRLDYLHSPGAERAEGAEGEKFYIGRRHVHDTDGDPMVIDWRAPVSQPFYRASKQDPQDIALRRRFGYTGGDLTAYEDEHLSDPAEAAATSKLLQQEIERPRVGPMRDIVATIQPEQDEIVRSGLAASLCVQGGPGTGKTAVGLHRVAYLLYAHRERLARTGTLVIGPNRSFLQYIEQVLPALGELEVRQATVDDLVAHVEVRGTDGAAAAVVKGDARMAEVLRRAVYSHVTMPTEPVVVVRGSRRWRVPAYELEELVQELLDRDIRYGAAREALPQRIAHAVLVQMERSGEAPDDRVQDSVARNAAVKAAVKAVWPPVEPAKLVLRLLTDADFLAAHADGVLDEAEQKEILWSRPVRSVRSAKWSAADAVLIDEATDLVQRTHSLGHVVLDEAQDLSPMQYRAVGRRCTTGSATVLGDLAQGTTPWATRSWQEALTHLGKQDALIEELTAGFRVPTDVITYASRLLPYIAPGLTPVASVRENPGTFEIRRAAGDADVLAACRDALANEGSTGLIAADTRIPALTEALDAAGVPHLTPGEETTPDTRLTLVPASLAKGLEYDYVVLDEPRAIVDAEPDDRTGLRRLYVCLTRAVSGLTITHATELPEQLG; encoded by the coding sequence ATGCCCCGGAGGCAACCGCCCGTGTCCACCCCGCCCGTCGTCCCACCGGCCACCCCCGACGCGGAGCCGCCGGACCCGCTCACCCGCGAACGCGCCCACCTCACCCACTCCCGCGCCGCCCTCCGCGCGATGCGCGAGGACGTCCAGGCGCTGGACATCAAGGACGTCACCGCGAACTGGGTGAACGCCGCCGCCCTCGCCCACCAGATCGACGAGCGGATCAAGGCCCTCGCCGACCTCAGCGACACCCCCCTCTTCTTCGGCCGTCTCGACTACCTGCACTCCCCCGGCGCCGAGCGGGCCGAGGGCGCGGAAGGGGAGAAGTTCTACATCGGCCGCCGGCACGTGCACGACACCGACGGCGACCCCATGGTGATCGACTGGCGCGCCCCCGTCTCGCAGCCGTTCTACCGCGCCTCGAAGCAGGACCCGCAGGACATCGCGCTGCGCCGCCGCTTCGGCTACACCGGCGGCGACCTCACCGCGTACGAGGACGAGCACCTCTCCGACCCGGCGGAGGCGGCCGCCACCAGCAAGCTGCTCCAGCAGGAGATCGAGCGCCCGCGCGTCGGCCCGATGCGCGACATCGTCGCGACGATCCAGCCGGAGCAGGACGAGATCGTTAGGTCGGGGCTGGCCGCCAGCCTGTGCGTGCAGGGCGGCCCCGGCACCGGAAAGACCGCCGTCGGCCTGCACCGCGTCGCCTACCTCCTCTACGCGCACCGCGAGCGCCTGGCCCGCACCGGGACCCTCGTCATCGGCCCGAACCGCTCCTTCCTGCAGTACATCGAGCAGGTGCTGCCGGCGCTCGGCGAGCTGGAGGTACGGCAGGCGACGGTGGACGACCTGGTCGCGCACGTCGAGGTGCGCGGCACGGACGGCGCCGCCGCGGCCGTCGTCAAGGGCGACGCCCGGATGGCCGAGGTGCTGCGCCGGGCCGTGTACTCCCACGTGACGATGCCCACCGAGCCGGTGGTCGTGGTCCGCGGCTCCCGCCGCTGGCGCGTACCGGCGTACGAACTGGAGGAGCTGGTCCAGGAGTTGCTGGACCGGGACATCCGCTACGGCGCCGCCCGTGAGGCACTGCCGCAGCGCATCGCGCACGCCGTGCTCGTCCAGATGGAACGCTCCGGGGAGGCCCCGGACGACCGTGTGCAGGACTCCGTCGCCCGCAACGCGGCGGTGAAGGCGGCCGTGAAGGCCGTCTGGCCGCCGGTCGAACCGGCCAAGCTGGTCCTGCGTCTGCTCACCGACGCCGACTTCCTCGCCGCGCACGCCGACGGCGTCCTCGACGAGGCCGAGCAGAAGGAGATCCTCTGGAGCCGGCCGGTGCGGTCGGTGAGGTCGGCGAAGTGGTCGGCGGCGGACGCCGTGCTGATCGACGAGGCGACGGACCTGGTCCAGCGCACGCACTCGCTCGGCCATGTCGTCCTGGACGAGGCGCAGGACCTCTCCCCGATGCAGTACCGGGCGGTGGGCCGCCGCTGCACGACCGGTTCGGCGACCGTCCTGGGCGACCTGGCGCAGGGCACCACCCCCTGGGCGACGAGGAGTTGGCAGGAGGCGCTGACCCACCTCGGCAAACAGGACGCGCTGATCGAGGAGTTGACGGCGGGCTTCCGTGTCCCCACCGACGTCATCACCTACGCCTCCCGCCTCCTCCCGTACATCGCACCCGGGTTGACCCCGGTGGCGTCGGTACGGGAGAACCCCGGCACGTTCGAGATCCGGCGGGCGGCCGGGGACGCGGACGTGCTCGCGGCCTGCCGGGACGCGCTGGCCAACGAGGGTTCGACGGGCCTGATCGCCGCCGACACCCGCATCCCGGCCCTCACCGAGGCCCTGGACGCGGCGGGCGTCCCGCATCTGACCCCCGGCGAGGAGACCACCCCGGACACCCGCCTCACCCTGGTCCCGGCCTCCCTCGCCAAGGGCCTGGAGTACGACTACGTGGTCCTGGACGAGCCGCGCGCGATCGTCGACGCCGAACCCGACGACCGCACCGGCCTGCGCCGCCTGTACGTCTGCCTGACCCGCGCGGTCTCGGGCCTGACGATCACCCACGCGACGGAGCTGCCCGAGCAGTTGGGGTGA
- a CDS encoding CU044_5270 family protein encodes MRAELARLLPAPPERELPPDRHLHHKERLMRLIDDEQATHTEGATKTPAPGRPRLARPALWLPAAALALAGALTVTLVTHDAPTTRTDTATSPHTPAGSATVLLDRIAAVAADTDAVPVRDDQFTYVKSLTAGAEGQADGSFTPGKLHTREMWRSQRSGPVKQVGLIHEDGGYAPLRELLPAGSPGLSPGIDRPTYTWLASLPTDPAALLKKLYRLVPARDGQERDQTVFDRIGELLHETVMPPENAAALYQAAARIPGVTRLDDAVDPAGRHGVAIVRVDERASTATQWIFDRKTLAYLGERAYLTADVTAGRKGTVMEETAVLRRAVVDAYRERPSGS; translated from the coding sequence ATGCGCGCCGAACTGGCCCGGCTGTTGCCGGCCCCACCCGAGCGGGAGCTGCCTCCTGACCGTCACCTCCACCACAAGGAACGGTTGATGCGACTCATCGACGACGAGCAGGCCACGCACACCGAAGGCGCCACGAAGACCCCCGCGCCCGGCCGCCCACGCCTCGCCCGCCCCGCCCTCTGGCTCCCCGCCGCCGCCCTCGCGCTGGCCGGCGCGCTGACGGTCACCCTCGTCACCCACGACGCCCCCACCACCCGTACCGACACCGCCACCTCCCCGCACACCCCCGCCGGCAGCGCCACCGTCCTCCTCGACCGCATCGCCGCCGTCGCCGCCGACACCGACGCCGTCCCGGTCCGCGACGACCAGTTCACCTACGTCAAGAGCCTGACCGCCGGGGCCGAGGGCCAGGCGGACGGCTCCTTCACCCCCGGCAAGCTGCACACACGCGAGATGTGGCGCTCGCAGCGCTCCGGCCCCGTGAAGCAGGTCGGCCTCATCCACGAGGACGGCGGCTACGCACCGCTGCGCGAGCTGCTGCCCGCCGGCTCCCCCGGCCTCTCCCCCGGCATCGACCGGCCCACGTACACCTGGCTGGCCTCCCTGCCCACCGACCCGGCGGCCCTGCTGAAGAAGCTGTACCGGCTGGTCCCGGCGAGGGACGGCCAGGAGCGGGACCAGACCGTGTTCGACCGGATCGGCGAGCTGCTGCACGAGACGGTGATGCCGCCCGAGAACGCCGCCGCGCTCTACCAGGCCGCCGCCCGCATCCCGGGCGTGACGCGGCTGGACGACGCCGTCGATCCGGCCGGGCGGCACGGCGTCGCCATCGTCCGCGTCGACGAACGCGCCTCGACGGCCACGCAGTGGATCTTCGACCGGAAGACGCTGGCGTACCTCGGCGAGCGCGCCTACCTCACCGCGGACGTCACGGCGGGCAGGAAGGGGACGGTGATGGAGGAGACCGCGGTGCTGCGACGGGCGGTCGTGGACGCCTACCGGGAGCGTCCCAGCGGCTCCTGA